The Streptomyces sp. HUAS MG91 sequence ACACCCCCGTCCCCGTCCTGCACGGCGGCGGCCAGGAGCGGCACGTCCGCTCCGGCACCCTCGACGTCCCCGCCATCGCCTCCTTCGCCACGGCAGGCCGCCTGGCGCACGAGCACCGCGAGACGTTCGCCCGCGAGATCGGCGCGCTCAGGGACGACCTGGTCGCGGCGGTGCGCGCCGCGGTCCCCGAGGCGATCCTCGGCGGCGACCCGGCCCCGGGCGGCCGCCTCCCCGCCAACGCCCACTTCACCTTCCCCGGCTGCGAGGGCGACTCCCTGCTCCTCCTCCTGGACGCCCAGGGCATCGAGTGCTCCACGGGCTCGGCCTGCACGGCGGGCATCGCCCAGCCCAGCCATGTCCTGCTCGCCACCGGCACCGACCCCGACCTGGCCCGCGGCACGCTCCGCTTCTCCCTCGGCCACACGTCGACCAGCGCCGACGTCGAGGCGGTCGCGAAGGCGATCGGCCCGGCGGTGGACCGCGCCCGCACGGCGGGCCTGGTCTGATCCGGCCGGTCCGAACCGATGTGACCTAGGCCTTGGCCGATCCGGCCTGCTTGTACGCCGCCCGGACGAGCCTCATGTACCGGTCCCAGTCCCAGTGCAGCCCGGGATCGGTGTGGTCGGTGCCCGGCACCTCGACGTGCCCGATGATGTGCTTGCGGTCCACGGGTATCCCGTACCGTCTGCAGATCCCGGCGGTCAGCTTCGCGGAGGACGCGTACATCGCGGCGGTGAAGTCCTCGGGCCGGTCCACGAACCCTTCGTGCTCGATGCCGATGCTGCGCTGGTTGTAGTCCCTGTTCCCCGCGTGGAACGCGACGTCCAGCTCCCGGATCATCTGCGCGATGTGCCCGTCCTTGCGCACGACGTAGTGCGCCGACGCTCCGTGCCAGGGATCCTTGAACACCTGGAGCGTGCCGCTGTAGCTGCCCTGTGTGACATGGACGACGACCATGTCGATCGGATAGTCCGCGGGTCGGTCCGCCCGCCGC is a genomic window containing:
- a CDS encoding peptidoglycan recognition family protein, producing MGKQGSGGKDRDRGISRRTLIVGGVASAVGVGLLARGDLARMWWQMPGVDKPRTAGAVDFKGAEWVAAAAANWRRADRPADYPIDMVVVHVTQGSYSGTLQVFKDPWHGASAHYVVRKDGHIAQMIRELDVAFHAGNRDYNQRSIGIEHEGFVDRPEDFTAAMYASSAKLTAGICRRYGIPVDRKHIIGHVEVPGTDHTDPGLHWDWDRYMRLVRAAYKQAGSAKA